The following is a genomic window from Myxococcales bacterium.
CGCCATGAGTTACCAGCCCGACTCAAATGCCCCGAGGTCAAGTGTCCCGGACGAGTATAAATGGGATACATCCGTTATATTTAAAAGCGACGCAGCTTGGAATGCTGCCTTTTCAAAGGTTATGAATTCCTTAGGCTCTCTGCAGAAATACAAGGGGAAACTCGACTCTCCTGAAAAACTTTCCAAGTGCCTTGATGAATTTTTCGACGCGAAGCTTCAGATGTCGCGCCTATCTCTATACGCCGAGCTGAAACTAGCCGAAGACAAAAACGTTGAAAAGTATCAGATCATGTTCCAAAAAACTTCCGACATGGCTACATCTTTCAACACGAAAACTTCATTCATAAAAGAAACGATTCTGCGCGCTGGCAACGAGGAGATGGAAAAAAACCTAGCCTTCGGCGAAATAAAAAAATACGTCCCCTACATAAAGGAGCTGAGGAGGCGCACCGACAGAATCCGCGGTGAGGAGACCGAGCAAATCCTCGCCATGAGCGGCGACAACCTATTCGCATCCAGCTGGCCAACATCCGATATCGAAATGATATTCAAGTCGATCATGAGGGATCTGCAATTCCCAAAGATAAAGGACGAGGGGGGAAAAGAGGTTCAACTAAACCTTTCCAACTATTCCAAGTTTCGAGCCTCCAAGGACAGAGTTGTTCGAAAGGCCGCCGTGGAAGCGTTTTTGGAATCGCTGAAAAAATATGAAAACATACTGGCCGCCACCCTCGCTGGGGAGGTAAAAAGGGATGTCTTCTTCGCCAAGGCCAGAAAATATGACCGCGCTGTCGACGCTTATCTTGATGCTGACGACATAGACGCCAAAGTGATGGACAACCTCATCGATACAGTAAACGAAAATCTAAAACCGTTGCATCGCTACGTTGAGCTGCGCGGGAAAATGCTCGGCATAAAAGACATCCACCTCTACGATCTTTACACTCCAATAGTCCAGAAGGCGGATGCAAGCATATCCTATGATGAAGGGGCCAACATGGTTGTTGAATCGCTCGCCCCCCTCGGAAAAGAATATACGGATGTAGTTGCCAAAGCCGTAAAACCAGGGAGTGGATGGATCGACGCATATCCAAACAAGGGAAAGGAAAGCGGAGCCTTTTCAACTTCTGCATGGGGAATTCATCCGTTTATAAAATTGAACTACCAGGAAAAAATAGATGACGTCTCAACGCTGACACACGAACTGGGCCACACTATGCACAGCTATCTCAATATGAATGTCCAGCCATTCGTCACATTCGGATACTCGACATTCACGGCTGAAATAGCCTCCACTTTCAATGAAAACCTGCTCACGGAATACCTTCTCGAAAAGTACGCCGACAACGACGAGATGCAACTTTACATACTCGGCAACCTGCTCGAGCAGATACGCACAACGATATACAGGCAAACTCTCTTCGCCGAATTCGAAAGAAAAATACACTCATTCGCGGAGGCGGGGATCCCGATAACCGCAGATCTGTTCAACAAAACCTATCTGGATCTGATCAAAAAATACTACGGCCCCAAATTCAGGATCGGAAAAGATGATGAGGTGGAGTGGGCGTTCATCCCTCACTTCTATTATAAGTTTTACGTCTTCTCGTACGCGACTGGGCTTTCCAGTGGAATAGCGCTCTCTCAGAAGGTTCTATCAGAAGGCGAAAACGCCAGAATAAAATACATCGAGATGCTCGAAGCTCCAAGCACCTCACAGCCAATTGAAATTCTGAAAAAAGCGGGAGCCGATCTCACGAAGCC
Proteins encoded in this region:
- the pepF gene encoding oligoendopeptidase F, which produces MKKMFLSILIILATTLSQEAIAMSYQPDSNAPRSSVPDEYKWDTSVIFKSDAAWNAAFSKVMNSLGSLQKYKGKLDSPEKLSKCLDEFFDAKLQMSRLSLYAELKLAEDKNVEKYQIMFQKTSDMATSFNTKTSFIKETILRAGNEEMEKNLAFGEIKKYVPYIKELRRRTDRIRGEETEQILAMSGDNLFASSWPTSDIEMIFKSIMRDLQFPKIKDEGGKEVQLNLSNYSKFRASKDRVVRKAAVEAFLESLKKYENILAATLAGEVKRDVFFAKARKYDRAVDAYLDADDIDAKVMDNLIDTVNENLKPLHRYVELRGKMLGIKDIHLYDLYTPIVQKADASISYDEGANMVVESLAPLGKEYTDVVAKAVKPGSGWIDAYPNKGKESGAFSTSAWGIHPFIKLNYQEKIDDVSTLTHELGHTMHSYLNMNVQPFVTFGYSTFTAEIASTFNENLLTEYLLEKYADNDEMQLYILGNLLEQIRTTIYRQTLFAEFERKIHSFAEAGIPITADLFNKTYLDLIKKYYGPKFRIGKDDEVEWAFIPHFYYKFYVFSYATGLSSGIALSQKVLSEGENARIKYIEMLEAPSTSQPIEILKKAGADLTKPQAIEAALNLMDETITRIEKILAKKNKS